One window from the genome of Thermodesulfobacteriota bacterium encodes:
- a CDS encoding aldehyde dehydrogenase family protein encodes GLAAFIWTHDISRALRPAHRIGSGWVQVNQGVGIVPGQSYGGFKQSGFGREYSLEGMLESFTQRKSITVNLQF; translated from the coding sequence GGGCTTGCCGCCTTCATCTGGACTCACGACATCAGCAGGGCCCTTCGGCCGGCCCATCGGATCGGGTCGGGGTGGGTTCAGGTCAACCAAGGGGTGGGCATCGTCCCTGGGCAGTCTTACGGTGGGTTCAAGCAGAGCGGTTTCGGGAGGGAGTACTCCCTTGAGGGGATGCTCGAAAGCTTCACCCAACGAAAGAGCATCACCGTCAATCTTCAGTTCTGA
- a CDS encoding archaemetzincin family Zn-dependent metalloprotease, which translates to MRRILLVRIGGVAQEVLDNLKPGLEARFYRKIDSGKGLPEPFYAYDKKRKQYLSTSILKELENLEECSTYERVLGVVDRDLFVPELNFVFGLAGRKGALFSLTRLRQEFYGLPGDQHLFERRALTEAVHELGHTYGLGHCPHPKCVMAFSNSLPDTDRKGPNFCHPCRSRLLQILPNER; encoded by the coding sequence ATGAGGCGAATCCTCCTCGTAAGGATCGGCGGGGTTGCGCAAGAGGTCCTCGATAACCTGAAACCAGGGCTGGAAGCGAGATTCTATCGTAAGATAGACTCAGGAAAGGGCCTTCCCGAACCCTTTTATGCCTACGATAAAAAGAGGAAACAGTATCTCTCCACCTCTATCCTGAAGGAATTAGAAAATCTCGAAGAATGCTCGACTTACGAAAGGGTGCTGGGGGTGGTGGATCGGGACCTCTTCGTCCCGGAATTAAATTTCGTCTTCGGTCTGGCCGGAAGGAAGGGGGCCCTCTTCTCCCTTACCCGCTTGAGACAGGAATTCTACGGCCTTCCCGGTGACCAGCACCTCTTCGAAAGACGGGCATTGACAGAGGCCGTCCACGAACTTGGCCACACCTACGGTTTGGGGCACTGCCCGCACCCAAAATGCGTGATGGCCTTCTCGAACAGCCTCCCCGACACCGACCGCAAAGGCCCCAACTTCTGCCACCCCTGCCGCTCCCGCCTTCTCCAAATCTTACCGAATGAGAGATGA
- a CDS encoding NTPase, with translation MVRMEKLLITGRPGVGKTTLIREVGRALRDEKPVGFYTEEIREEGERKGFELVSLDGKRRLLAHIDIEGPFRVGRYGVDLRGFEDFLDSIPWDDPSFQVILIDEIGKMECLSEKFKRIVSRLLDSEKRLIATIAMKGGGFIAGIKARKDVRIFEITPKNRNSALGEILQAFGGPKTR, from the coding sequence ATGGTCAGAATGGAAAAGCTCCTGATCACAGGACGCCCCGGTGTGGGAAAGACCACCTTGATCAGAGAAGTGGGAAGAGCCTTGAGAGATGAAAAACCGGTCGGATTCTACACGGAGGAGATCCGGGAGGAGGGCGAGAGAAAGGGCTTCGAACTCGTAAGCCTCGATGGAAAAAGGAGGCTTTTGGCCCATATAGACATAGAAGGTCCCTTCAGGGTGGGAAGATACGGCGTCGACCTAAGGGGGTTTGAAGACTTCCTCGATTCGATCCCCTGGGACGACCCTTCCTTCCAAGTGATCCTCATTGACGAGATCGGAAAGATGGAGTGCCTCTCCGAGAAGTTCAAAAGGATCGTGAGCAGACTCCTCGACTCCGAAAAGAGGCTCATCGCCACAATCGCGATGAAGGGAGGAGGATTCATCGCAGGGATCAAGGCGAGAAAGGACGTGAGGATCTTCGAAATCACCCCCAAAAACAGAAATTCTGCCCTGGGGGAGATCCTCCAGGCATTCGGAGGCCCAAAGACCCGATGA
- a CDS encoding DUF4175 domain-containing protein, translating into MRSGEDLERDYELLVGFLRRVSRRLRLRFVLESALLLASGAILVLLGSLFIVKAEGIFPYLPFVFILLSHLLLLFLLFLGLWRIFHGPTMVQIARRLEERAPELKDDVINSLLLYEERKEGPSPRMISEGLIRAQLRRTKERVYRMSPSQFVDLKGLLDHLRIFLPLLITLSIVLLLDRGFLNRSLLLFAHPFSTLPPKEIFLSVEPRGAVVLRGTPIEIKAKVTGDVPEKLMLLISQEGQPAASKPMEAVGKGTFSFRMASVRTSFLYQAYVDGTSSPKYRIEVVDPPEVGRVRLTLTPPDYTGLPKERVEGGHIEALKGTVVHLEAQTTKKVSEGRLILNRESEVSLQVRGDRLTGTLVILSPGTYSIKVKDPFGFENPSPIPYRVRLIPDRYPEAEILSPGQDLEVTGEEILPLLFSARDDFGITAIRLSYQLGGIERFVQLALPQNPRFIGPETYRWDLSSLSLMPGDRVIYRLEVSDNDSISGPKWGYSKTFTLKVRDERARIEREGWEMEEIASRLLDLLADQLEEARDREGLKRGVEEILDRVERQLEGVRENPQSYDLEALKRNLSSLRERILEESKEKVTQEMERLALLSEEMARRSRMRDLEALAKEVRNRQSRLLDLLQSLKERSSKEGFEAAMRELKRIEELLRSVMETLGKLASGLPDEFFNLRDLQGIDLPNLFSELEELRRRLAGGDIEGALEAAQRLLQGLSEMMASLGRMRAQAGMNAFDRFQGEMDRQSGELDRILTEQMEILSETEKLDRELRSRSESEMEERIARTRTRLREILNRLKSILPEAQGEPIEELDRLLKEGNLEGFFHLMRALEKELSENEEARRLGRESLEQAKEWNAGPKPGPSSEMRSKFSGLFPRQRGLRERTASVLEKLEALSQLFPSFDTDILRDLKAAEGSMGEAAERLFQEDASGALPPEQEAIRRLSRSQQAMRQMAQQMALRMQALRWGYPLLYDPRPGWYYGPWIPQPTLPQPEVRRPKERGFTGIDREEFEPPSKEAYRAPQLFREKVMESLKEDVPSSYRREVERYFRGLTE; encoded by the coding sequence GTGAGGTCAGGAGAGGATCTTGAACGCGATTACGAGCTCCTGGTCGGTTTCCTCAGGAGGGTTTCGAGAAGGCTTCGCCTTCGGTTCGTCCTCGAATCCGCTCTCCTTCTTGCCTCCGGAGCGATCCTGGTCCTCCTCGGATCCCTCTTCATCGTGAAGGCGGAGGGGATCTTTCCCTATCTTCCATTTGTCTTCATCCTGCTCTCCCACCTCTTGCTCCTCTTTCTCCTCTTTTTGGGCCTTTGGCGGATCTTCCACGGGCCAACCATGGTCCAGATCGCCAGGCGGCTGGAGGAACGGGCACCGGAGTTGAAGGACGATGTCATCAATTCCCTCCTCCTCTACGAAGAAAGGAAAGAAGGGCCCTCTCCCAGGATGATCTCGGAAGGGCTGATTCGGGCTCAATTGCGGAGGACGAAAGAGAGGGTCTACAGGATGTCGCCCTCGCAGTTTGTGGACTTAAAGGGGCTGCTCGATCACCTCAGGATCTTTCTCCCGCTCTTAATCACCCTTTCGATAGTGCTCCTTCTGGATCGAGGGTTCCTGAACCGCTCCCTCCTCCTTTTCGCTCATCCCTTTTCGACCCTTCCCCCGAAGGAGATCTTCCTTTCTGTTGAACCCAGGGGAGCGGTCGTATTGCGGGGGACCCCCATCGAAATCAAGGCCAAAGTGACTGGGGATGTCCCAGAGAAACTCATGCTTTTAATCTCCCAAGAGGGCCAGCCGGCCGCTTCTAAACCCATGGAGGCCGTGGGGAAGGGGACCTTCTCTTTTCGGATGGCATCGGTCCGTACCTCCTTCCTTTATCAGGCCTATGTCGATGGGACCTCCTCCCCGAAGTACAGGATCGAGGTCGTCGATCCTCCTGAGGTGGGCCGGGTGAGGCTCACTCTCACTCCGCCCGATTACACCGGTCTTCCAAAAGAGAGGGTGGAGGGGGGCCACATCGAAGCCCTCAAGGGAACGGTCGTCCACCTGGAGGCCCAGACGACGAAGAAGGTCTCTGAAGGGAGGCTGATCCTGAACAGGGAGAGCGAGGTCTCCTTACAGGTCAGGGGCGATCGGCTCACGGGGACCCTCGTCATCCTCTCTCCGGGGACCTATTCCATCAAAGTGAAGGATCCGTTCGGATTTGAGAACCCAAGCCCTATCCCTTATCGGGTGCGCCTCATCCCGGACCGTTACCCGGAGGCCGAGATCCTGAGCCCAGGACAGGACCTGGAGGTCACAGGGGAAGAGATCTTGCCGCTCCTCTTCTCTGCCAGGGACGATTTCGGGATCACGGCCATCCGCTTGAGCTATCAATTAGGCGGGATCGAGCGGTTCGTCCAGCTCGCCCTCCCTCAGAACCCTCGATTCATCGGTCCCGAAACTTACCGCTGGGATCTCTCCAGCCTCTCCCTGATGCCTGGAGACAGGGTGATTTACCGCCTCGAGGTCTCTGACAACGACTCCATCTCCGGTCCAAAATGGGGATATTCCAAAACCTTCACCTTGAAGGTCAGGGACGAGCGGGCCCGGATAGAGAGAGAGGGATGGGAGATGGAGGAGATCGCCAGCCGCCTTTTAGATCTCCTTGCGGATCAACTGGAGGAGGCGAGGGACAGGGAGGGGCTTAAGAGAGGGGTTGAGGAGATCCTCGACCGGGTGGAGAGGCAGCTCGAAGGGGTGCGAGAGAACCCCCAATCCTACGACCTCGAGGCCCTGAAAAGGAACCTCTCCTCTTTAAGGGAGAGGATCCTCGAGGAGTCGAAGGAGAAGGTGACGCAGGAGATGGAGCGGCTCGCCCTTCTCTCCGAAGAGATGGCGAGGAGGTCGAGGATGAGGGACCTCGAAGCCCTTGCCAAGGAGGTCCGCAATCGGCAGAGTCGCCTCCTCGACCTGCTTCAGAGCCTGAAAGAACGCTCTTCCAAGGAGGGGTTCGAAGCGGCCATGAGGGAGCTAAAGAGGATCGAGGAGCTTCTCCGCTCGGTGATGGAGACCCTGGGCAAGCTCGCCTCGGGCCTTCCTGACGAGTTCTTCAACCTCCGGGACCTCCAGGGGATCGACCTCCCCAATCTCTTTTCGGAGCTTGAGGAGTTGCGGAGAAGACTGGCCGGGGGAGATATCGAAGGGGCCCTGGAGGCGGCCCAGAGGCTCCTTCAGGGCCTCTCCGAGATGATGGCCTCGTTGGGAAGGATGAGGGCCCAGGCCGGGATGAACGCCTTCGATCGGTTCCAGGGAGAGATGGACCGTCAGAGCGGGGAGCTCGATCGGATCCTCACGGAGCAGATGGAGATCCTCAGCGAGACCGAGAAGCTGGACAGGGAGCTGAGAAGCAGGTCGGAATCGGAGATGGAGGAGAGGATCGCTCGAACCCGAACGAGGTTGAGGGAGATCCTTAATCGGCTCAAATCCATTTTACCGGAGGCACAGGGGGAACCGATCGAGGAGCTGGATCGTCTCCTCAAGGAGGGGAACCTCGAAGGATTTTTTCATCTGATGAGGGCCCTGGAGAAGGAGCTTTCAGAGAACGAAGAGGCAAGAAGACTTGGCCGGGAATCGTTGGAGCAGGCTAAGGAATGGAATGCCGGTCCGAAGCCCGGGCCTTCCTCTGAGATGCGGTCGAAGTTTTCCGGACTCTTTCCGAGACAGAGGGGGCTACGGGAGAGGACGGCCAGCGTCCTCGAAAAGTTGGAGGCCCTTTCCCAGCTCTTCCCGTCCTTCGATACGGATATTTTAAGGGACCTCAAGGCCGCAGAGGGTTCCATGGGAGAGGCAGCGGAGAGGCTCTTCCAAGAGGATGCCTCTGGCGCCCTGCCGCCGGAACAGGAGGCGATCCGGAGGCTCTCCAGATCTCAGCAGGCGATGAGGCAGATGGCTCAGCAGATGGCCCTCCGGATGCAGGCGCTCCGATGGGGATATCCCCTTCTTTACGATCCGAGGCCGGGCTGGTATTACGGTCCATGGATCCCTCAACCCACCCTCCCCCAGCCGGAGGTGAGGCGGCCAAAGGAGAGGGGGTTTACCGGGATCGACCGGGAGGAGTTCGAACCGCCCTCCAAAGAGGCGTATCGGGCTCCTCAGCTCTTCAGGGAGAAGGTGATGGAGTCGTTGAAGGAGGATGTCCCTTCCTCGTACCGGAGAGAGGTGGAGAGATATTTCAGGGGATTGACAGAATGA
- a CDS encoding tetratricopeptide repeat protein, translating to MRRVALLLIVFFLPSLSQAVSNEALQSLAAKLERWEIEEAWEEVRVLLGTEPREARLLELASQIAFHRGDYEEARRLARSALEAGGGEERLKGFLSLIEETLGAVSPLKRYETSHFVIHLDEARDGILIGYLTETLERTCEAMAAIYGFRPKEKVRVEIFPDARSFFFASSLMAADIEKGAVGLTRFNKLMLLSPGALVHGYRWLDAISHEYLHYLIVRMTANNAPVWFHEGLAKFEESRWREGPSYLSPLHQGLLLRAIAEGKLIPFDRMEPSVIRLETPEEVQLAYAQAASAIEFLLSKAGYQGLREAMKRMAGQSRRGAKEAIEGVLGMAFEEFVREWRRFLAAKDLKGPKEGGVRRHRLKEGKSEEERLDLEEIRSIVARNRAHLGDLLRSRGRMEAAVLQYRRGLEEAPDSTPILNRLSSVLIQLKREEEALPLLQRARELSPDHPAPYANLGKAYLRLREFGRARESFLESIHLNPFDPEVHLGLAEAYERLGEEAPALKEREIARRLGQR from the coding sequence ATGAGACGGGTTGCCCTTCTCCTGATCGTCTTCTTTCTTCCTTCCCTCTCCCAGGCCGTCTCCAACGAGGCCCTACAGTCATTGGCTGCGAAGCTCGAACGGTGGGAGATCGAGGAGGCCTGGGAAGAGGTGAGGGTCCTTCTCGGCACCGAGCCCCGGGAGGCCAGGCTCCTCGAGCTTGCCTCCCAGATCGCCTTCCACAGGGGGGATTACGAGGAGGCCCGGAGGTTGGCGAGATCGGCCCTCGAAGCAGGGGGAGGAGAGGAGAGGCTTAAAGGCTTTTTAAGCCTTATCGAGGAGACCCTCGGCGCCGTATCGCCTTTGAAGAGGTACGAGACCAGCCACTTCGTCATCCACCTCGACGAGGCGAGGGACGGGATCTTGATCGGCTATCTCACCGAGACCCTCGAGAGGACGTGCGAGGCCATGGCGGCCATCTACGGCTTTCGGCCGAAAGAGAAGGTGAGGGTGGAGATCTTCCCCGATGCGAGGTCCTTCTTTTTCGCCTCCTCCTTGATGGCGGCGGATATCGAAAAAGGAGCGGTGGGCTTGACCCGGTTCAACAAGCTGATGCTCCTCTCCCCAGGCGCCCTGGTCCACGGTTATCGCTGGCTCGATGCCATTAGCCACGAGTACCTCCACTACCTCATCGTGAGGATGACGGCCAATAACGCGCCCGTCTGGTTCCATGAGGGCCTGGCCAAGTTCGAGGAGTCCCGATGGCGGGAAGGTCCTTCCTACCTCTCCCCCCTCCATCAGGGCCTCCTCCTCAGGGCCATCGCCGAAGGGAAGCTCATCCCCTTCGACAGGATGGAGCCCTCCGTCATCCGGCTCGAGACCCCCGAAGAGGTCCAGCTCGCCTATGCCCAGGCCGCATCGGCGATCGAATTCCTCCTCTCAAAGGCGGGATACCAGGGGCTTCGGGAGGCGATGAAGCGGATGGCTGGCCAGAGCCGGAGGGGCGCAAAGGAGGCGATCGAGGGGGTCCTCGGGATGGCCTTCGAGGAGTTCGTGAGGGAATGGAGGAGGTTTTTGGCCGCCAAGGACCTTAAGGGGCCAAAGGAAGGCGGTGTGCGGCGCCATAGGCTCAAGGAAGGGAAGTCGGAGGAGGAGCGCCTCGACCTCGAGGAGATCCGATCCATCGTCGCGAGGAACCGGGCCCATCTGGGAGATCTGCTTCGCTCCAGGGGACGGATGGAGGCGGCCGTTCTCCAGTACCGCCGGGGCCTCGAAGAGGCGCCCGATTCCACTCCGATCCTGAACCGTCTCTCCTCTGTGCTCATCCAGCTCAAGAGGGAGGAAGAGGCCCTTCCACTGCTCCAAAGGGCGAGGGAGCTCTCTCCGGACCATCCCGCACCCTACGCCAACTTGGGCAAGGCCTATCTAAGGCTTAGGGAGTTCGGGAGGGCGAGAGAGTCCTTCCTCGAATCGATCCATCTCAACCCCTTCGATCCCGAAGTCCATCTCGGCCTCGCGGAGGCCTATGAGAGATTGGGAGAGGAGGCCCCAGCCCTCAAAGAGAGGGAGATCGCAAGAAGGCTCGGTCAAAGGTGA
- a CDS encoding MoxR family ATPase, producing MGKKKEEILREVKKVIVGQEKVIEEILIALFCRGHCLLVGVPGLAKTLLVSTLAGIMELQFNRIQFTPDLMPSDITGTDVLEEEAGSKRRSFRFLKGPIFTNILLADEINRTPPKTQAALLQAMQEYKVTAGGVTYPLGLPFFVLATQNPIEQEGTYPLPEAQLDRFMFNIGIDYPPFEQEREIVATTTTSYRPVLNKVINGEKILEMQELVRRVPASSYVIDYAVRLVRSSRPQGPEGLPFVKEWVEWGAGPRASQYLVLSAKARAVLNGRYTASIEDVKALATPILRHRIIVNFKAQAEGVTSLDIIDRLLREVRP from the coding sequence ATGGGAAAGAAGAAGGAGGAGATCCTCCGGGAGGTCAAGAAGGTGATCGTGGGGCAGGAGAAGGTGATCGAGGAGATTCTGATCGCCCTCTTCTGCCGCGGCCATTGCCTCCTTGTGGGCGTTCCGGGGCTTGCCAAGACGCTCCTCGTCTCTACCCTGGCGGGGATCATGGAACTCCAGTTCAACCGGATCCAGTTCACCCCCGACCTGATGCCCTCAGACATCACCGGGACGGACGTCCTCGAAGAGGAGGCGGGAAGCAAGCGCCGCTCCTTCCGGTTCCTCAAGGGGCCCATCTTCACCAACATCCTCCTCGCCGACGAGATCAACCGGACCCCGCCCAAGACCCAGGCGGCCCTCCTCCAGGCGATGCAGGAATATAAGGTGACCGCGGGCGGGGTGACCTATCCCCTCGGCCTCCCTTTCTTCGTCCTGGCCACACAGAATCCGATCGAGCAGGAGGGGACCTATCCCTTGCCAGAGGCACAGCTGGATCGTTTCATGTTCAATATCGGGATCGACTATCCGCCCTTCGAGCAGGAGCGGGAGATCGTGGCCACCACCACGACCTCTTATCGCCCCGTCCTGAACAAGGTGATCAACGGAGAGAAGATCCTGGAGATGCAGGAGCTCGTCCGAAGGGTGCCCGCCTCTTCCTATGTGATCGATTATGCGGTGAGGCTGGTCCGATCCTCCAGGCCCCAGGGACCGGAGGGCCTCCCCTTCGTGAAGGAGTGGGTGGAATGGGGGGCCGGTCCGAGGGCCTCCCAATACCTGGTCCTTTCGGCCAAGGCGAGGGCCGTATTGAATGGTCGGTATACGGCCTCGATCGAGGACGTCAAGGCCCTGGCCACTCCGATCCTACGGCACAGGATCATCGTCAACTTCAAGGCCCAGGCCGAGGGGGTCACCTCCCTCGACATCATCGACCGGCTCCTCAGGGAGGTTCGACCTTGA
- a CDS encoding DUF58 domain-containing protein, which produces MNPFDPKVLAKLKPLHLRARLVVDGVMTGIHPSRARGLSAEFEEHREYSPGDDPRRLDWKAYGKFDRYLIKEYRETTNLRAHLLLDASASMGYASDGWSKFDYGATLAASLAYLMLKQQDAVGLTLFSDRIERWLPPRANPGYLVALLKELEERRPEGRTRAGSILQDMAGSLQRRGLVILISDLMDDEAEVLKGLKQIRSRGSEVIVFHLLDREELQFPFETPALFEDMEEGLRLLTDPRSIRSAYLETIQGWIEGYRTACASNLIDYLQFDTSAALDRGLVHYLRWRERFGPRS; this is translated from the coding sequence TTGAACCCTTTCGACCCGAAGGTCCTGGCAAAGCTCAAGCCCCTCCACTTGAGGGCCCGCCTGGTGGTCGATGGCGTCATGACCGGGATCCATCCCTCCAGGGCCAGAGGCCTGAGCGCGGAGTTCGAGGAGCATCGGGAATATTCCCCTGGAGACGACCCCCGTCGCCTCGATTGGAAGGCCTATGGAAAGTTCGACCGCTACTTGATCAAAGAGTATCGCGAGACGACCAACCTGAGGGCCCACCTCCTTCTCGATGCCAGCGCCTCCATGGGGTACGCCTCAGATGGGTGGAGCAAGTTCGACTATGGAGCCACCCTCGCCGCCTCTCTGGCCTATCTGATGCTGAAACAGCAGGATGCGGTAGGCCTCACCCTCTTCTCCGATCGGATCGAAAGGTGGCTTCCTCCCAGGGCGAACCCGGGGTACCTCGTCGCTCTCCTGAAGGAGCTGGAGGAGAGGAGGCCGGAAGGTAGGACGCGGGCCGGCTCGATCCTCCAGGACATGGCAGGTTCGTTACAGAGGCGCGGGCTCGTCATCCTCATCTCCGACCTCATGGACGACGAGGCCGAGGTGCTCAAAGGTCTAAAACAGATTCGATCCAGGGGAAGCGAGGTGATCGTCTTTCACCTCCTCGACCGGGAGGAGCTCCAATTTCCCTTCGAGACGCCTGCCCTCTTCGAGGATATGGAAGAAGGCCTGAGGCTCCTCACCGATCCCCGTTCCATCCGCTCCGCATACCTGGAGACGATCCAGGGATGGATCGAAGGCTACAGGACCGCCTGTGCCTCGAACCTCATCGACTATCTCCAATTCGACACCTCCGCTGCTCTGGACCGGGGGCTGGTCCACTACCTGAGATGGAGGGAGAGGTTCGGGCCCCGCTCCTGA
- a CDS encoding BatA and WFA domain-containing protein, translating into MEIAFLNPWFLLGGGAVAVPILIHRLTRRRAIVRRFSAVRLLIRSQQVMSRPQRIKHLLLLGLRVAAVLALALLMARPMLVGPGLLDLSDRSATVLILDNSMSMGYEETKGSRFGLAKEAARQIIERVRGKVLLLSTASPDREARWATRSEALQELERIPLVQGRGDPLASLGSGFSRLKEVRKEGQVLMLTDLVRGDWEGFDLGKLGTPLGGERVKFLRIGGRDRDPNVAVQGLRLSGGDAVAGSMARLEVILSNYSDGGLKVLAGLYLSGEKREQKALSLDARREGRISFDLHLERPGQVEGEVRISNDRLPLDDRLRFSMTVREKVKVLVVDGDPRTSLKGAESYFVAHALQPGGSETSPFQARVVTEEEFSRIDPRPYEALFLLNVAEPAFSKLLPFLEKGRPVFIFLGDRVLPEAYHAFPVSGWKIREVREKRGLRIRGISTERPILRSLSASGAESLRAASFQRYFKIEGGGRELLTFENGDPFLVEADFGQGKVFLFASTADLEWNDLPLKAAFLPLIQGLLRETTGLTEDRLSVKLDRALEESDLSKLGVEEMAQRFGGMELNVLEYNEEVLKGLDFSRKELWPYLLSFLLLVLGIETIVAGRI; encoded by the coding sequence ATGGAGATCGCCTTCCTCAACCCGTGGTTCCTTCTCGGAGGCGGGGCTGTGGCCGTGCCCATCCTGATCCATCGCCTCACCCGGAGGAGGGCCATCGTGAGGAGGTTTTCGGCCGTGCGGCTCCTCATCCGCTCCCAGCAGGTGATGTCCAGACCCCAGCGGATCAAACACCTCCTCCTCCTCGGCCTGAGGGTTGCGGCCGTTTTGGCCCTCGCCCTGTTGATGGCGCGGCCCATGCTGGTCGGCCCAGGGTTGCTCGACCTGAGCGATCGGTCCGCTACGGTTTTGATCCTCGACAACTCCATGAGCATGGGATACGAGGAGACGAAGGGAAGCCGCTTCGGCCTCGCCAAGGAGGCCGCCCGGCAGATCATCGAGAGGGTTCGGGGCAAGGTCCTCCTTCTTTCCACGGCCTCGCCGGATCGGGAGGCCCGCTGGGCCACCCGATCGGAGGCCCTCCAGGAGCTTGAGAGGATCCCTCTCGTCCAAGGCAGAGGGGATCCGCTCGCCTCCTTAGGTTCGGGGTTTTCCCGGTTAAAAGAGGTGAGGAAAGAAGGGCAGGTCCTCATGTTGACCGACTTGGTCCGAGGGGACTGGGAGGGGTTCGATCTCGGAAAACTCGGGACGCCGCTCGGCGGGGAAAGGGTGAAGTTCCTCCGGATCGGTGGAAGGGACCGCGATCCCAATGTGGCCGTCCAAGGGTTGAGACTCAGCGGAGGAGATGCGGTTGCGGGATCCATGGCCCGGCTCGAGGTGATCCTTTCCAACTACTCGGACGGAGGCCTTAAGGTGCTCGCCGGCCTCTATCTCTCCGGAGAGAAGAGGGAGCAGAAGGCCCTGAGCCTCGATGCCAGGAGGGAGGGGAGGATCTCTTTCGATCTCCACCTCGAGCGACCAGGCCAGGTGGAGGGTGAGGTGAGGATCTCAAATGATCGGCTTCCCCTCGACGATCGCCTGAGGTTTTCAATGACCGTGAGGGAGAAGGTGAAGGTCCTCGTCGTGGACGGCGATCCTCGGACCTCCCTCAAGGGGGCAGAAAGTTATTTCGTGGCCCATGCCCTCCAACCGGGGGGCTCTGAGACTTCTCCATTCCAGGCGAGGGTGGTCACGGAGGAGGAGTTTTCCCGGATCGATCCAAGGCCCTACGAAGCCCTCTTCCTCTTGAATGTGGCCGAGCCGGCCTTTTCCAAGCTCTTGCCCTTCTTGGAGAAGGGCAGGCCCGTCTTCATCTTCCTCGGAGACCGCGTCCTTCCCGAGGCCTACCATGCCTTCCCCGTCTCCGGCTGGAAAATAAGGGAGGTCAGGGAGAAGAGAGGGCTCCGGATCAGAGGGATAAGCACGGAGCGGCCCATTTTAAGGTCGCTCTCCGCCTCCGGAGCCGAAAGCCTTAGGGCGGCCTCTTTCCAACGCTACTTCAAAATCGAGGGGGGTGGAAGGGAGCTCCTCACGTTCGAGAACGGCGATCCCTTTTTGGTCGAGGCAGATTTTGGCCAAGGGAAGGTCTTTCTCTTCGCCTCCACCGCCGATCTCGAATGGAACGACCTCCCCCTGAAGGCCGCCTTTCTTCCCTTGATCCAGGGGCTTCTCCGGGAGACCACAGGGCTTACGGAGGACCGGTTGAGCGTCAAACTCGATCGCGCCCTTGAGGAGTCGGATCTGAGCAAGTTGGGGGTGGAGGAGATGGCTCAGAGGTTCGGAGGGATGGAGCTCAACGTGTTGGAATATAACGAAGAGGTCCTGAAGGGACTCGATTTTAGCCGAAAGGAGCTCTGGCCCTATCTCCTCTCCTTCCTTCTTCTCGTTTTGGGCATCGAAACGATCGTGGCGGGAAGGATATGA
- a CDS encoding DUF4159 domain-containing protein translates to MITRRAFLSFGLGLVSGLIIPGRKGAFSAPHPQFFLAQLKYRGGDWDPNPGYVEPIVRELELRTSVDGLKERRVLTLSDPDLFFVPFLYMAGRYEFEPFTPQERQILRRFLSYGGFLFAEDTMGVKGYGFDRSFRSEMREVFPRAELKRLPTDHPVYRSFYLIDAPGGRQRIHPYFEGITLDQWTPVIYSQNDLSGAWAKDRFGRWVNECVPGGEAQRSQAFKAGINLIIYCLTSDYKRDVVHHPFIKRRLNL, encoded by the coding sequence ATGATTACGAGAAGGGCCTTTTTATCCTTCGGATTGGGCCTCGTTTCTGGCCTGATCATTCCAGGCCGAAAAGGCGCTTTTTCCGCTCCCCATCCCCAGTTCTTCCTTGCCCAGCTCAAATATCGGGGAGGCGATTGGGACCCCAACCCCGGATACGTGGAGCCCATCGTTCGAGAACTGGAGTTGAGGACGAGCGTGGACGGCCTCAAAGAGAGGAGGGTCCTCACCCTCTCAGACCCCGATCTCTTCTTCGTCCCATTTCTCTACATGGCCGGGAGATACGAGTTCGAGCCCTTCACCCCTCAGGAGAGGCAGATCCTCCGGAGGTTCCTCTCTTACGGAGGGTTTCTCTTCGCCGAGGATACGATGGGCGTCAAGGGATACGGGTTCGATCGGTCCTTCCGGTCGGAGATGAGAGAGGTCTTTCCCAGAGCGGAGTTGAAGAGGCTTCCCACCGATCACCCCGTCTACAGGAGCTTCTATCTGATCGATGCCCCCGGTGGCCGGCAGAGGATCCATCCCTATTTCGAGGGGATCACCCTCGATCAATGGACGCCAGTGATCTACAGCCAGAACGACCTCTCGGGCGCATGGGCCAAGGACCGCTTCGGGAGATGGGTCAACGAATGCGTGCCAGGGGGAGAGGCCCAGCGATCCCAGGCCTTCAAGGCGGGGATCAACCTGATCATCTACTGCCTCACCTCCGATTATAAGAGGGACGTGGTCCATCACCCCTTTATCAAGAGGCGACTCAATCTATGA